From the genome of Fundulus heteroclitus isolate FHET01 chromosome 7, MU-UCD_Fhet_4.1, whole genome shotgun sequence, one region includes:
- the si:dkey-67c22.2 gene encoding serine/arginine repetitive matrix protein 1, whose product MECAVEVPSGEDEKPEKDDVNAKEGTEVPHKKNKKHRKHKSKKKKRRRKGEKESSSESGAESDEEPPPPPRRTTRASARLAAVTGNEHTGPKEEKRKDAIIDADGGSKPKKHKRQAAKKKKKKRKKDEKQEKKSSRSPSDSSSASGSDSDGEGGKTAGNGKHSQVAVPDLKEPTSRPNPKGDQEEDEVAPISMQKPELPEVKKEEIADMDVSCTQEMVSCTNEIEKDKRSPFVGQDEITQTDSVVVKSESSYGEAKFMHAQELPDIIPKQEGSTPKDDLIQKDQASLLQGGTVKEHDSPRSLSPSRGLEIKKSESGPSRSPSPCLSKQEAEVQSEEPKKERSRTRSRSSSKEKLPSTPQKSRSPSRSKSRSPTPKSKKKTLSPFRKSQKTTSRRSRSTSLSVTPVKKGSKSLSKSKSPKRRRGSVSVSPKRRRSSPSPKRKVSRSPKRGGRRSPSLSRSPRRRRRSKSRSRGGKRRSRTRSPRRGGAVGRRSLSRSITKPRRSHSRSRRPLARSRSRSTTRRAGGRRSRSPSLSRRRRSPPTRSRRSRSRSARRSRRTRSRSIAKTKRSRRSRSRSPRKRTKSRSPPPRRRSKSRSAVRRRSRSPARRNRSPPRSSKRSKSRSLSRRHRSPLPSKKRSKSPRKSGRRSKSKSVSRGLNKSKSRSRSESSDGRSESSSSARSISCTPVKEKKASPPAREKASPPAREKASSPAREQKASSPFREKASPPAKEQKASSPFREKASPPVKEQKASSPAREQKASSPARENFSSPAREKTSPPAREQKASSPAREQKASSPAREQKTSSPAREQKASSPAREQKTSSPAREQKASSPAREQKASPPAREKTPEVLEVFRPVEENGSPSVEAAGDQQPLPPAADASPQGGSSPDKAQDEPVLVQNVQGPSSRSASRERGSGSDASDSSEGSDDDEESPIKIVSKSKKSSSGSASPEVPKKPLSKSRSPADRRKVSRSTSKIASRRKLSRSKSPVRKRDSVSPSQRKKRRSKSRSPVRRRRSRSRSTTRRKRSVSKSRARNRRSKSRSPARKRRSRSPNVRGRRRSKSPDRNKRSKSRSTGRRKRSRSGDRSRRSRSRSSDRRRRSRSRGRGRRPAFRSRSFDRRDRWKREPSHSPVVILRKQRRSGSRSRRSPSKTPPRLTDLDKDQLLEIAKANAAAMCAKAGVPIPESLRPKAILQLPLPTPSPAPISLPLPLPLPMGMGMHNMSSMGPMGLPSIPGMPTMSNITMSAAVASMTAATMTAALTNMGALAAMPPLAPLPTITNKPPPSLAPPAPSLNMDHIEEAKRKVTHQANIHTIKELTEKCKMIANSKEEMAIAKPHVSDDES is encoded by the exons ATGGAATGTGCAGTGGAGGTTCCATCAG GTGAGGATGAAAAGCCTGAGAAAGACGATGTGAACGCCAAGGAAGGCACTGAGGTACCccacaagaaaaacaagaagcacaggaaacacaaaagcaaaaagaagaagCGGAGGAGAAAAGGCGAGAAGGAGAGCAGTTCAGAATCTGGCGCCGAGTCAGATGAAGAGCCTCCACCTCCACCGAGAAGGACCACTAGAGCCAG TGCCAGATTGGCAGCTGTGACTGGAAATGAACACACTGGACCGaaggaagagaagagaaaagatgCAATTATTG ATGCAGATGGAGGCTCGaaacccaaaaaacataaaaggcaAGCtgcgaaaaagaaaaaaaagaagcgaaagaaagatgaaaagcaagaaaaaaaatcgtcACGCTCGCCTTCTGACAGCAGCTCAGCTTCAGGTTCTGACTCTGACGGGGAAGGAGGTAAAACAGCGGGCAATGGGAAACATTCCCAAGTTGCCGTGCCTGACCTGAAGGAACCAACAAGCCGACCGAATCCAAAAGGCGaccaagaggaagatgaggtAGCTCCCATCTCAATGCAAAAGCCTGAATTGCCAGAGGTTAAGAAGGAAGAGATAGCAGACATGGATGTGTCCTGCACACAAGAGATGGTCAGTTGCACCAATGAAATTGAGAAGGATAAGAGATCACCTTTTGTTGGCCAAGATGAGATAACACAGACAGATAGTGTTGTGGTTAAGAGTGAGAGCAGCTATGGAGAGGCCAAATTCATGCACGCTCAGGAACTACCTGACATCATCCCAAAACAGGAAGGTAGTACTCCAAAAGATGACCTAATCCAAAAAGACCAGGCTAGTTTGCTACAAGGGGGAACGGTCAAGGAGCACGACTCGCCCAGGTCTTTATCTCCTTCTAGGGGATTAGAAATAAAGAAGTCAGAATCGGGCCCCAGTCGGTCACCGTCCCCCTGTCTTAGCAAGCAAGAGGCTGAGGTTCAATCAGAAGAACCTAAGAAAGAACGGTCTAGAACCCGTTCTAGGTCAAGCTCAAAGGAAAAGCTGCCTTCAACTCCTCAGAAGAGTCGAAGCCCCTCTCGCTCCAAGTCCCGCTCTCCCACTCCTAAATCCAAGAAAAAAACGCTCTCTCCATTCCGAAAGTCACAGAAAACAACCAGCCGCCGATCCCGTTCCACCTCCCTCTCTGTCACTCCAGTGAAAAAGGGATCAAAATCTCTGAGCAAGTCCAAGTCTCCTAAACGACGGCGGGGTTCTGTGTCCGTTTCCCCAAAGCGACGCAGGAGCTCTCCCTCACCCAAAAGAAAAGTGTCACGATCCCCTAAGCGTGGAGGGCGGAGGTCCCCCTCCCTGTCTCGGTCTCCAAGGAGAAGACGTAGGTCAAAGTCTCGTTCCCGTGGGGGCAAAAGGCGCTCCAGGACCCGGTCACCAAGGCGAGGCGGCGCAGTCGGTCGACGTTCATTGTCACGTTCCATCACAAAGCCCCGCCGTTCTCACTCTAGGTCTAGACGCCCTCTTGCTCGCTCTAGATCAAGATCAACAACAAGGCGTGCAGGAGGCAGACGCTCCAGGAGTCCATCCTTGTCACGGCGCAGGAGGTCCCCTCCAACCAGGTCCCGCCGCTCACGGTCTCGGTCAGCTCGGCGGAGCAGACGGACCCGTTCACGATCCATTGCAAAGACGAAGCGCAGCCGGCGCTCCAGATCCAGGAGTCCTCGCAAACGGACCAAATCAAGAAGCCCACCCCCCCGGCGGCGATCCAAATCCCGTTCGGCGGTCAGAAGGCGATCTCGATCGCCTGCAAGGAGGAACCGGTCACCACCGAGGTCAAGCAAGCGCTCAAAGTCCCGCTCTCTGTCTCGAAGACACCGATCACCGCTGCCGAGCAAAAAGAGGTCAAAATCTCCAAGAAAGAGTGGACGGAGGTCGAAGTCTAAATCTGTCTCTAGGGGGTTGAACAAATCTAAATCCAGGTCTAGGTCTGAATCAAGTGATGGAAGGTCTGAAAGTTCCTCTTCAGCCAGATCCATATCTTGCACACCAGTTAAAGAGAAGAAGGCTTCTCCTCCTGCTAGAGAGAAGGCTTCCCCTCCTGCTAGAGAGAAGGCTTCCTCTCCTGCTAGAGAGCAGAAGGCTTCCTCTCCTTTTAGAGAGAAGGCTTCTCCTCCTGCTAAAGAGCAGAAGGCTTCCTCTCCTTTTAGAGAGAAGGCTTCTCCTCCTGTTAAAGAGCAGAAGGCTTCCTCTCCTGCTAGAGAGCAGAAGGCTTCATCTCCTGCTAGAGAGAATTTTTCCTCTCCTGCTAGAGAGAAGACTTCCCCACCTGCTAGAGAGCAGAAGGCTTCATCTCCTGCTAGAGAGCAGAAGGCTTCATCTCCTGCTAGAGAGCAGAAGACTTCATCTCCTGCTAGAGAGCAGAAGGCTTCATCTCCTGCTAGAGAGCAGAAGACTTCATCTCCTGCTAGAGAGCAGAAGGCTTCATCTCCTGCTAGAGAGCAGAAGGCTTCCCCTCCTGCTAGAGAGAAAACACCAGAAGTGTTGGAAGTGTTCAGACCTGTTGAAGAAAACGGATCCCCTTCTGTTGAAGCAG CAGGCGATCAGCAACCATTGCCCCCCGCAGCTGACGCCAGTCCCCAGGGCGGGAGTTCCCCAGATAAGGCGCAGGATGAGCCCGTTCTGGTTCAAAACGTGCAAGGTCCCAGTTCAAGATCTGCTTCCCGAGAGCGAGGCAGTGGCTCGGATGCTTCCGATTCTTCCGAAGGGTCAGATGACGATGAGGAATCTCCAATCAAAATTGTGTCAAAAAGCAAGAAAAGCTCCTCAGGTTCAGCCTCTCCAGAAGTACCAAAGAAGCCGCTTTCCAAGTCCCGCTCACCCGCTGATCGCAGGAAAGTTTCTCGCTCAACCTCAAAGATTGCATCCAGAAGAAAGTTGTCCAG ATCCAAGTCTCCAGTTAGGAAAAGAGACTCGGTCTCTCCGTCACAAAGAAAGAAGCGACGGTCCAAATCTCGGAGTCCCGTTCGACGGCGCAGATCCCGTTCACGTTCTACCACGCGACGCAAGCGTTCTGTCTCCAAGTCACGAGCTAGAAACCGCCGATCCAAATCCCGCTCTCCAGCTCGCAAGAGACGGTCCCGTTCACCAAATGTTCGGGGAAGGAGGAGATCCAAGTCCCCGGATAGGAATAAGCGCTCCAAGAGCCGCTCCACAGGCCGGAGGAAAAGATCCAGATCGGGAGACAGAAGCAGGCGCTCGCGGTCCCGCTCCTCAGATCGCAGACGCAGGTCAAGGTCACGAGGCCGAGGGCGACGGCCAGCATTTCGCAGTCGTTCGTTTGACAGACGAGACAGATGGAAGAGGGAACCAAGTCACTCTCCGGTTGTCATTCTCCGCAAGCAACGCCGCTCAGGGTCCCGATCTCGACGCAGCCCTAGCAAGACGCCTCCAAGGCTCACTGATCTGg ATAAAGACCAGCTGCTTGAAATAGCCAAGGCAAACGCTGCCGCCATGTGTGCCAAGGCAGGGGTTCCCATTCCTGAGAGTCTTCGGCCAAAAGCCATTCTCCAGCTCCCTCTCCCAACGCCATCCCCTGCCCCCATTTCATTACCTTTACCTTTACCTCTGCCAATGGGCATGGGAATGCACAACATGTCCAGCATGGGTCCAATGGGCTTACCAAGTATTCCTGGAATGCCCACAATGTCAAACATCACCATGAGTGCTGCTGTGGCAAGTATGACAGCAGCCACCATGACGGCCGCCTTGACCAACATGGGTGCGCTTGCAGCTATGCCGCCCCTTGCCCCTCTTCCCACCATCACTAATAAACCACCCCCTAGCCTTGCCCCACCAGCGCCGTCTCTAAACATGGACCACATCGAGGAAGCAAAGAGAAAAGTCACTCATCAGGCCAACATACATACCATTAAGGAGCTGACGGAG aaatGCAAGATGATTGCAAATAGCAAAGAGGAGATGGCTATTGCTAAGCCCCATGTGTCAGATGATGAAAGTTAA